The following coding sequences are from one Salvia hispanica cultivar TCC Black 2014 chromosome 3, UniMelb_Shisp_WGS_1.0, whole genome shotgun sequence window:
- the LOC125217099 gene encoding G-type lectin S-receptor-like serine/threonine-protein kinase At1g11330, with amino-acid sequence MQTSNASSISILKCLCVLHCLSIIKVVSSIDTLKQGDNLTSSSQLDSPNGRFTLRFYTPEADPLSNNTYIAIVFNRGETSPVNHKAVWIANRDDPVSNESSPVLTLGTRGDLTITHDGADPIQVYNGSSQTTTTNITATLTDTGNFILLSNGTQVLWQSYGHPTDTLLSGMKLSANTTISSWLTPSNPMPGPFTLEWDPSQGELVIRRRGMAYWRSGRLVDYHDDTLGNVKNFENFYISPDPDNFNYNLTSDGDNFMYTVIQVEGRTMDSRKVTSGWRLDEAGNITTIDDRGITLVAASVCYGYNSGDDLLDNGCELWEQPMCLQQHQVVDLRSGYFTHANTTPVERTSDSNASLSLSDCRDACWKWSDCECAGYTNYIGRDSGCSYWIGRDLEWIQDNAGSDEKIYVLQSPPNAKAKSYIGIILGVVSGVLLLLLAVVVLIMRNRKVKREEELHELLTLEGYTGSYELDNNGHQLKLFTYSSIISATNNFSSNNKLGEGGFGPVYKGRTGEGQDIAVKLLSRNSGQGLLEFKNELILISELQHVNLVKLIGFCIHKDDKMIIYDYMPNKSLDCFLFSPSGREQLDWGKRFNIIEGTAQGLVYLHKHSRLKIIHRDMKPNNILLDHNMTPKISDFGLARIFKEDVNEVNTNRRVGTYGYMAPEYAMQGLFSVKSDVYSYGVLVLEIVSGRRNGSFHEIEGPLSIVEYAWELWRKDSALELMDPMLRESCALEQLQKCIHIGLLCVENHAVDRPNIEDVLFMLKNETATLPMPKNPSFITRNSVFQQVDKATPQQSSENQVTLSQIQGR; translated from the exons ATGCAGACTTCCAATGCTTCAtccatatcaattttaaagtgTCTATGTGTGTTGCACTGTCTCAGTATCATTAAAGTAGTTTCCTCCATCGACACTCTGAAACAAGGAGACAATCTGACCTCGTCGTCTCAACTCGATTCTCCCAACGGCCGCTTCACCTTACGCTTCTACACCCCCGAAGCCGACCCACTCTCAAACAACACGTACATCGCAATTGTGTTCAATCGAGGTGAAACCTCTCCGGTCAATCACAAAGCAGTCTGGATTGCCAACCGAGACGACCCTGTCTCAAATGAATCCTCTCCCGTGCTGACCCTCGGCACCAGAGGCGACCTCACCATCACCCACGATGGAGCCGATCCCATCCAAGTCTACAACGGCTCATCCCAAACCACTACAACTAACATAACCGCCACACTAACGGATACAGGCAATTTCATACTTCTCTCAAATGGTACTCAAGTGTTATGGCAGAGCTACGGTCATCCCACCGACACCCTTCTCTCAGGAATGAAACTATCAGCAAACACCACGATCTCTTCATGGCTCACGCCGTCCAATCCTATGCCCGGCCCTTTCACTCTGGAGTGGGATCCGAGTCAAGGCGAGCTGGTCATCAGACGGCGAGGGATGGCCTACTGGAGGAGCGGACGCCTCGTGGACTATCATGACGACACTTTGGGGAATGTCAagaattttgagaatttcTATATCAGCCCTGATCCTGACAACTTCAACTACAACTTAACAAGCGATGGAGACAACTTCATGTATACGGTGATCCAAGTTGAAGGGCGGACGATGGACAGCCGGAAGGTTACTTCAGGGTGGCGTCTGGACGAGGCGGGGAACATAACGACCATCGATGACAGGGGTATCACCCTGGTTGCGGCCAGCGTTTGCTACGGTTACAACTCTGGTGATGATTTATTAGACAATGGGTGTGAGTTGTGGGAGCAGCCAATGTGCTTGCAACAGCATCAGGTGGTTGATCTGAGGTCGGGATACTTTACGCATGCCAACACGACACCAGTGGAACGAACATCCGACAGCAACGCAAGCCTTAGCCTGAGTGACTGCCGGGATGCCTGTTGGAAATGGAGTGATTGTGAATGCGCGGGCTATACGAATTATATAGGACGAGACTCTGGGTGCAGCTATTGGATTGGCAGAGATTTGGAGTGGATCCAGGATAATGCAGGTTCCGATGAGAAGATATATGTTCTTCAATCTCCACCGAACG CAAAAGCGAAATCGTATATAGGAATAATCCTGGGTGTAGTAAGTGGAGTTCTACTGCTTCTGTTGGCAGTTGTTGTTTTGATCATGCGAAATCGGAAGG TGAAAAGGGAGGAAGAATTACATGAACTCCTGACATTGGAGGGATACACAGGAAGTTACGAGCTCGATAACAATGGTCACCAACTTAAGCTTTTCACTTACTCATCCATCATCTCAGCCACAAACAACTTCTCCTCAAACAACAAACTGGGAGAGGGTGGCTTTGGCCCTGTTTATAAG GGTAGAACAGGAGAAGGCCAAGACATAGCAGTGAAGCTTCTTTCACGAAACTCGGGACAAGGCTTGCTTGAGTTCAAAAATGAGCTCATACTCATCTCTGAGCTCCAGCATGTCAACCTTGTTAAGCTTATAGGATTTTGCATCCACAAAGATGacaaaatgattatatatgaCTACATGCCTAACAAAAGTCTTGATTGCTTTCTCTTCA GTCCATCCGGGAGGGAGCAGTTAGATTGGGGGAAACGGTTTAACATCATCGAGGGGACTGCTCAAGGTCTTGTTTATCTTCATAAGCACTCTCGCCTCAAAATCATCCATCGTGACATGAAACCAAACAACATACTACTTGATCACAACATGACTCCCAAGATCTCTGATTTCGGCCTTGCAAGAATCTTCAAAGAGGATGTTAATGAAGTGAACACAAACAGACGCGTTGGGACTTA CGGTTACATGGCCCCTGAGTATGCAATGCAAGGCCTATTCTCAGTCAAATCAGACGTGTATAGCTATGGAGTTTTAGTGCTAGAGATTGTGAGTGGTAGGAGAAACGGAAGCTTCCACGAGATTGAAGGCCCTTTGAGCATTGTTGAATAC GCGTGGGAGCTGTGGAGAAAAGATAGTGCACTCGAACTCATGGATCCAATGCTCAGGGAGTCATGTGCGTTAGAGCAGCTGCAGAAATGCATTCACATTGGGCTTCTGTGTGTTGAAAATCATGCAGTGGATCGACCAAACATTGAAGATGTTTTATTCATGCTCAAAAATGAGACAGCAACTCTGCCAATGCCCAAAAATCCATCATTCATCACAAGAAATAGTGTGTTCCAACAAGTTGACAAAGCTACGCCACAGCAGTCATCAGAAAATCAAGTCACACTTTCTCAGATACAAGGAAGATAG